GACGGTGGGAACTCTCCGCGGTTCTTTAGGCATTTCCGTACTGGCGGAACCTCGCACACCGAACCGATTTTTCGAGTCGAGCCCCCTGTTCATTGAATGTTGGTTCAATAAACGGTTACCGCCAGTACCTGCTTTGCAGGCTGGCTTTCATTGTCGAATGTACTCAAAGCCAAGGTTGTGGGCAAGCCACTAAGGTCTTTTCGGCTGTATGGACTTTCGACCCCTTGGTCTCCAGAGGAGTGTCAGACTATCGCGGTCGCGAAAGCCACCATGCGACACGTCCGAGAATCCGCCAGTTGTGATCGAGCGTGAGAGAGTTCGCTCCTGTTGGATCGGCATCGGATACGAGCACGTCGGCTGCTCCGACTTTTTTCAGCCGCCGAACCATCAGGCCGAAGTCTTTGTGCCACGCAAGCACAACCAGGTTGCTCAGCTTTGCAGGATGAAATTGCGCCAGATCCACGGCAACGATCGAACCATCGGCTATTGCCGGAGCCATGCCTTCGCCCTTCACCCGCAGACAGCGAAGGCTCTGCAGGTTTTCACTCCATTCCGGCGGGGCCATCACCTTCGCAACCGCCGGACTTTGTTCGAGGTTGGGATCACTGTCTCCAGGCAAGCTCGTGCCTGCGGTGAGCCCGACAACGGGAACCGCATAATGTTCCAGATCGGCAACTGTGGCCTGCGCGACTTTCGCATTTTTCGACTTTCGCAGGGCTCTCTTCAGATCGCTGGCAGGTAACCCGGCACGTTGCCAGAAATACCAGCAATCAGGATCTCCAGCCAAAGTTCCCATGTGAATGTAAAAGGCTGCTTCGGGTTCGTTCACGGCGCGTTCCCATCGGGATACGGCCAT
This region of Terriglobales bacterium genomic DNA includes:
- a CDS encoding S24 family peptidase, translated to MRAGAKLARPEWAVQIERLRERLHLNQAGLARLLNVSPMAVSRWERAVNEPEAAFYIHMGTLAGDPDCWYFWQRAGLPASDLKRALRKSKNAKVAQATVADLEHYAVPVVGLTAGTSLPGDSDPNLEQSPAVAKVMAPPEWSENLQSLRCLRVKGEGMAPAIADGSIVAVDLAQFHPAKLSNLVVLAWHKDFGLMVRRLKKVGAADVLVSDADPTGANSLTLDHNWRILGRVAWWLSRPR